Proteins encoded in a region of the Candidatus Eremiobacteraceae bacterium genome:
- a CDS encoding PilZ domain-containing protein has translation MTTASTGTGSERREHDRVVKALPVNVHRERSPESVPGEIVNIGAGGVLLRTALPISTNDLVSIDLTIDGEQDPISVYGTVVRNDARGLGVSFVRISEVTADLIAYLIRKWQRDGAPSA, from the coding sequence ATGACGACTGCTAGCACTGGAACCGGCTCAGAACGGCGCGAACACGACCGTGTCGTCAAGGCCCTGCCCGTTAACGTGCACCGCGAACGGTCGCCCGAATCCGTTCCGGGCGAGATCGTCAACATCGGCGCGGGCGGCGTGCTTTTGCGCACCGCGTTGCCGATCAGCACCAACGACTTGGTATCCATCGATCTGACCATCGACGGCGAGCAGGATCCGATTTCTGTGTACGGCACCGTCGTCCGCAACGACGCGCGCGGCCTCGGTGTTTCGTTCGTGCGCATCAGCGAAGTCACGGCCGATCTCATCGCGTACTTGATCCGCAAATGGCAGCGCGACGGAGCCCCTAGCGCCTAA
- a CDS encoding NAD-dependent epimerase/dehydratase family protein yields the protein MKNIAVIGYGAVGRATVSTLATRGDSVRIVQRTKPKELPEGCTFHAADSTDHDAIIQACAGMDTVVCCLGFPYDSALWRRVWPATMANLIDGCSSSSARFVFADNLYMYGPQTAPLTEDKPLTDYGRKPALRAEITKLWISAHDSGRLRAVAVRAADFYGPDVATSVISAFGVARYLAGQSAFIPYNPEHPHDFAYVPDFARALVTLIDAPDDAYGQAWHVPNAPTRTLREVLSLAASLIGVPPRISVLPSALAPVVGLFSKEIREMGEMRFQWDRPYIVDSSKFAERFWKDATSFERGLGNTIQFYRTASTR from the coding sequence ATGAAAAACATTGCCGTGATCGGTTACGGCGCCGTTGGGCGTGCGACGGTCTCTACGCTTGCAACGCGCGGCGATTCCGTACGGATCGTGCAGAGGACGAAACCGAAAGAACTTCCCGAGGGTTGCACGTTTCACGCGGCCGATTCGACCGATCATGATGCGATAATTCAAGCGTGCGCGGGGATGGATACGGTCGTGTGCTGTCTCGGCTTTCCGTACGATTCGGCGCTGTGGAGGCGCGTGTGGCCAGCCACGATGGCCAACCTGATCGACGGCTGTTCAAGTTCGAGCGCACGTTTCGTCTTTGCAGACAACCTCTACATGTACGGGCCGCAGACCGCGCCGCTGACCGAGGACAAGCCGCTTACGGACTACGGACGCAAGCCCGCGCTCCGTGCGGAAATCACCAAGCTATGGATATCTGCGCACGACTCCGGCCGCCTGCGCGCGGTTGCCGTCCGCGCAGCAGATTTTTATGGGCCGGATGTCGCGACGTCGGTGATCTCGGCGTTTGGTGTCGCGCGGTACTTGGCCGGCCAGTCCGCGTTCATCCCCTACAATCCCGAGCATCCGCATGATTTTGCCTACGTCCCCGACTTTGCGCGAGCGCTCGTCACCTTGATCGACGCGCCGGACGATGCCTATGGGCAAGCGTGGCATGTTCCGAATGCGCCGACGCGGACGCTGCGCGAGGTGTTGTCCCTTGCCGCGAGCCTCATCGGGGTTCCGCCAAGAATCAGTGTGCTGCCAAGCGCGCTCGCACCGGTCGTTGGTCTGTTCAGCAAAGAAATCAGAGAAATGGGTGAGATGCGCTTCCAGTGGGATCGCCCATACATCGTGGACTCGTCAAAATTTGCTGAGCGCTTCTGGAAAGACGCGACGTCATTCGAGCGCGGCCTCGGTAATACGATTCAATTTTATCGGACAGCGTCGACTAGGTAA
- the ligA gene encoding NAD-dependent DNA ligase LigA, giving the protein MTPAAPKKRAAELRDQLDLWSHEYNVLDAPSVPDATYDKALRELIDLETEHPELQSSDSPTQRVGGTPSSAFTQYLHEIPMLSLGNAFGADELRAWFARVRRLIPDAPIAFVAELKIDGLAVALRYRDGAWESGGTRGDGVTGEDVSANLRTIRVIPLRLRGRPPALFEVRGEVYIRQSDFLAFNARRAEAGEQTYVNPRNSASGAVRQLDPKITALRPLRFYAYALGLCEPPLDVTTQWDLLARLREFGFPVNEHAKRFEDFDELVAHCEAWEAKRSTLDYGIDGIVVKIDSLEQQRRLGFVGKDPRWAIAFKYKPEEARTKLLAIEVNVGRTGSVNPYAVLEPVFVGGVTVSTATLHNEDYVRAKDVRPGDVVIVRRAGEVIPEIVGPVLEARKGKRLREWAMPVKCPSCGSPIERAEGEAMAYCTNSACPAQRKERVRHFASREAMDIEGLGDKIAEALVDAGLVEDIGDLYALTLGQLTSLPRSGEKSAANLVRNIAESVKRPFWRVLFGLGIRFVGSQTAQVLAQDFADIDALAAADANDLESVEQIGPKIAAGVAQFFREPHNLKVVEKLRRAGVNLRGEPRRAAKSGGGKLDGKTFVLTGTLPNLSREDAAALITDAGGKVAGSVSKNTDYVVAGEKAGSKLAKAEKLGVSVIDESELRKLL; this is encoded by the coding sequence ATGACGCCCGCCGCCCCGAAAAAACGCGCAGCCGAATTGCGCGATCAGCTCGATCTTTGGAGCCACGAGTACAACGTGCTCGATGCGCCGAGCGTGCCGGACGCCACCTACGACAAAGCGCTGCGCGAACTCATCGACTTGGAAACAGAACACCCCGAATTGCAGTCGTCGGATAGCCCGACGCAGCGCGTGGGTGGAACGCCGTCATCGGCATTCACGCAGTACCTTCACGAAATTCCGATGCTTTCGCTCGGCAACGCGTTCGGCGCCGACGAATTGCGCGCGTGGTTTGCGCGCGTGCGTCGCCTGATTCCAGACGCGCCGATCGCGTTCGTCGCCGAACTAAAGATCGACGGGCTTGCGGTAGCCCTTCGCTACCGCGATGGCGCATGGGAAAGTGGGGGGACGCGCGGCGACGGCGTGACGGGCGAGGACGTCAGCGCGAATCTGCGCACCATTAGGGTCATCCCGCTGCGCTTGCGCGGGCGACCGCCGGCACTTTTCGAAGTGCGCGGCGAAGTCTATATCCGCCAAAGCGATTTTCTCGCGTTCAACGCGCGCCGTGCCGAGGCCGGCGAACAGACCTACGTCAATCCGCGCAACTCTGCGTCGGGCGCGGTGCGCCAGCTCGACCCGAAGATCACGGCGCTGCGGCCGCTGCGATTCTACGCGTACGCCTTAGGCCTTTGCGAGCCGCCGCTCGACGTCACCACGCAATGGGATCTGCTCGCACGTCTGCGCGAATTCGGCTTCCCCGTGAACGAGCACGCAAAACGGTTCGAAGACTTCGATGAACTCGTCGCGCATTGCGAAGCGTGGGAAGCGAAACGCTCGACGCTCGACTATGGGATCGACGGCATCGTCGTCAAGATCGATTCGCTCGAACAGCAGCGCCGGCTCGGCTTTGTCGGCAAAGACCCGCGCTGGGCGATCGCGTTCAAATATAAGCCGGAAGAGGCCAGAACGAAACTGCTCGCGATCGAAGTCAATGTCGGGCGCACCGGGAGCGTCAATCCGTATGCGGTCTTGGAGCCGGTGTTCGTCGGCGGCGTCACCGTGAGCACCGCGACCTTGCACAACGAAGACTACGTGCGCGCCAAAGACGTGCGGCCCGGCGATGTCGTCATCGTGCGAAGAGCAGGCGAGGTGATCCCGGAGATCGTCGGTCCGGTACTGGAAGCGCGCAAAGGCAAACGCCTGCGCGAATGGGCGATGCCCGTCAAATGCCCGTCATGCGGCAGCCCGATCGAGCGAGCCGAAGGCGAGGCGATGGCGTACTGCACGAACTCGGCATGTCCGGCACAGCGCAAGGAACGGGTTCGCCATTTCGCATCGCGCGAGGCGATGGATATCGAGGGCCTCGGCGACAAAATCGCTGAAGCGTTAGTGGATGCAGGGCTTGTCGAAGACATCGGCGATCTGTACGCGCTCACGCTCGGACAGTTGACCTCGCTGCCGCGCTCCGGCGAAAAATCGGCGGCGAACCTCGTGCGAAATATCGCGGAGAGCGTGAAGCGTCCGTTTTGGCGCGTGCTCTTCGGCCTGGGCATCCGCTTCGTCGGTAGTCAGACGGCTCAGGTGCTCGCGCAAGATTTCGCCGACATCGATGCGCTTGCCGCCGCCGATGCCAACGACCTTGAATCGGTCGAGCAAATAGGCCCCAAGATCGCCGCCGGCGTGGCGCAGTTCTTCCGCGAGCCGCACAATCTCAAGGTTGTGGAGAAACTGCGCCGCGCGGGCGTGAATCTTCGCGGCGAACCCCGTCGCGCCGCCAAGTCCGGCGGCGGCAAACTCGACGGCAAGACGTTCGTGCTCACCGGCACGCTGCCCAATCTATCGCGCGAAGACGCCGCAGCGCTCATCACGGATGCCGGCGGCAAAGTTGCCGGATCCGTGAGCAAAAATACCGATTATGTCGTCGCCGGTGAGAAAGCCGGCAGCAAACTCGCGAAGGCGGAAAAGCTCGGCGTCTCCGTCATCGACGAATCGGAATTGCGCAAGCTGCTTTGA
- a CDS encoding GNAT family N-acetyltransferase — protein sequence MNRSDILALYDAEMRADAPAEPGVRIERTSGIVCAVGRFNCILYSDLGRADADAAIAEQAAHFAALGSEVEWKVYGHDLPSDLGRRLGAAGFAADEPETLMVFDLAKELMAGPLPPDVEVKQIVDAQGLADLIAVNAAIWNHGSAARYEAYSQRLLDPTLALYVAYAGGGPVAAARLELPRSRSFAGLWGGCTLPAHRRRGIFRAIVAVRARDARARGFRYLNVDAAETSRPILERLGFAALTGVTGWKLKAAKR from the coding sequence TTGAATCGCTCCGATATCTTGGCGCTCTACGACGCCGAGATGCGCGCCGACGCGCCGGCCGAACCCGGCGTGCGCATCGAACGGACTTCGGGAATCGTGTGCGCCGTCGGCCGTTTCAATTGCATTCTGTACTCAGATCTGGGCCGTGCGGATGCTGACGCGGCGATCGCCGAGCAGGCGGCACATTTCGCCGCGCTCGGGAGTGAGGTGGAATGGAAAGTTTACGGCCACGACTTGCCGTCCGATCTCGGGAGGCGCTTGGGCGCGGCCGGCTTCGCGGCAGACGAGCCCGAAACGCTGATGGTGTTCGATCTCGCAAAAGAATTGATGGCCGGTCCGTTGCCACCGGACGTCGAGGTGAAGCAGATCGTCGACGCGCAAGGGCTCGCGGATCTCATCGCGGTGAATGCTGCGATATGGAATCACGGCAGTGCAGCCAGGTACGAAGCGTATTCGCAACGGCTTCTCGACCCGACACTCGCCCTGTACGTGGCCTATGCCGGTGGCGGTCCCGTCGCGGCAGCCCGACTTGAATTGCCGCGGAGTCGCAGCTTCGCCGGTCTGTGGGGAGGGTGCACGCTGCCCGCCCATCGCCGGCGCGGCATCTTTCGCGCGATCGTCGCGGTGCGCGCCCGCGATGCACGCGCGCGCGGCTTCCGCTACCTTAATGTCGACGCAGCAGAGACAAGCCGGCCGATTCTCGAGCGGCTCGGCTTCGCAGCGCTTACGGGTGTGACCGGCTGGAAACTGAAAGCCGCAAAGCGATGA
- a CDS encoding HAD family hydrolase, whose protein sequence is MTRAQTLKLVALDLDGTTLDSAGRVSERTKRAVAAVSARNIGVIVVTFRAYLSSKPFVRELGLHLPLVCVNGALVKDASDDRVLEEYPLPAEAAREAVNYGVTHGYEMCIFAGESYVGSPEIIRKYGAGHEHQWVASDDLRASVREQSALMVRYFGDHRFEQARLDLAHLGVEQVDDWLDKTFELTLMRAGVSKHFALERFAAQRGIDRADVLAIGDGALDAGMLRWAGHGVAMANAAPETLAAADEITLTNDEDGVAVVLERYARGS, encoded by the coding sequence ATGACGCGCGCGCAGACGCTGAAGCTTGTCGCGCTCGATCTCGACGGCACGACGCTCGATTCGGCGGGCCGCGTCAGCGAACGAACCAAGCGAGCCGTCGCCGCAGTGAGCGCGCGGAACATCGGCGTCATCGTGGTGACGTTTCGCGCATATCTCTCGTCAAAGCCGTTCGTGCGCGAACTCGGATTGCACTTGCCTCTGGTCTGCGTCAACGGCGCGCTCGTCAAGGACGCGAGTGACGACCGGGTTCTGGAAGAATATCCGCTGCCTGCCGAGGCGGCCCGAGAAGCCGTCAACTATGGCGTGACGCACGGCTATGAGATGTGCATCTTCGCCGGCGAATCGTACGTCGGCAGTCCCGAAATCATCCGCAAATATGGAGCCGGTCACGAGCATCAGTGGGTCGCGAGCGACGACTTGCGCGCGTCGGTGCGGGAACAATCCGCCCTCATGGTTCGTTACTTCGGAGATCACCGCTTCGAGCAGGCGCGTTTGGATTTGGCACATCTCGGGGTAGAACAAGTGGACGACTGGCTAGACAAGACCTTTGAGTTGACGCTCATGCGCGCCGGCGTGTCCAAGCATTTCGCGCTCGAACGATTTGCCGCGCAGCGCGGCATCGATCGCGCGGACGTCCTCGCCATCGGCGACGGCGCCCTCGATGCGGGCATGCTTCGATGGGCCGGCCACGGTGTGGCCATGGCCAATGCTGCGCCCGAGACGCTCGCCGCCGCGGACGAAATCACGCTAACAAACGACGAGGACGGCGTAGCCGTCGTTCTCGAGCGTTACGCTAGGGGATCTTGA
- a CDS encoding c-type cytochrome, giving the protein MKIRWILTGAGLLILVGLIAAYAAVSFGLVPANADGKPSGIERWAARTSLKATIRREATASPNPLPMTDDNLNAGLKLYATNCMACHGASDGKPSNIAQGLYQHAPQLGDHGVEDDPEGDTYWVVQHGIRLTGMPSFGVRLSDSELWQVVMFLKHMDKLPSPVAAAWKKEPSQSPKK; this is encoded by the coding sequence ATGAAAATACGATGGATACTGACGGGCGCCGGATTGCTCATACTGGTGGGCTTGATCGCCGCTTATGCGGCGGTTTCGTTCGGACTCGTGCCCGCAAACGCGGACGGGAAGCCGAGCGGCATAGAACGATGGGCGGCACGAACGTCGTTGAAGGCGACGATCCGTCGCGAGGCGACCGCGTCGCCAAACCCGCTCCCGATGACCGACGACAACCTGAACGCCGGGCTGAAACTGTATGCGACGAATTGCATGGCGTGCCACGGCGCATCGGATGGGAAGCCGTCAAACATCGCTCAAGGCCTTTATCAGCACGCGCCGCAGCTTGGCGATCACGGCGTCGAAGACGATCCGGAAGGTGACACGTATTGGGTCGTTCAGCACGGCATCCGGCTCACCGGCATGCCGTCATTCGGCGTGCGGCTAAGCGATTCGGAACTTTGGCAAGTCGTGATGTTCCTCAAGCACATGGACAAATTGCCGTCGCCGGTTGCCGCCGCATGGAAGAAAGAACCATCGCAATCCCCGAAAAAGTAG